The sequence TTCTGGGCGTACATGACGCTGGTGTGGTCCTTGCCGAAGTAGGACGCGATCGCCGGCAGGGTCAGACCACCGCGCCGGGCCGCAGTCATGGCCACGGCTCGGGCGTCGCTCACCGCCCGGTGGCGGTCCGCGCTGAGCACCGCGTCGCGGGTTGTGCCGAAGGATTGCGCGGCGGTGGCGATCGCGATCGCGCAGATGCCGTCGGGTCCGACGTCGGCCATCTCGCCGGTGGCGGTCTCAGCGGCGTTGACTTGGGTGGCCAGGGCGATCGCGAGCGACCGCAGCTGCTCGGCGTTCATCTGGTCGAGCGTGCGCGCGACGGCGGCCTGATTCGCGTTGGCGACCAGCGCAGCGAACGCCGCCGCCTGCTTGGCGGTGAGCCCGCCATCGGGCGCTTCGGCGAGTTGGTCCTGCTGGTCGTCGACGAGCCGAAGCCGTCGGCTGTTGTTGTCTGGAGTGGCCATCGCGGCTACCACCTTTCGTGCAGGTCGTCGTGGTCGGGTTTGTGGTCCTCGGGCTCGCTGGTGACCGCGGCCAG comes from Nocardioides aromaticivorans and encodes:
- a CDS encoding helix-turn-helix domain-containing protein, coding for MATPDNNSRRLRLVDDQQDQLAEAPDGGLTAKQAAAFAALVANANQAAVARTLDQMNAEQLRSLAIALATQVNAAETATGEMADVGPDGICAIAIATAAQSFGTTRDAVLSADRHRAVSDARAVAMTAARRGGLTLPAIASYFGKDHTSVMYAQNKVANNPRLNAVCARIVDQLDEHYADPTSVPAGDLAAPDGGRSTTLQLAALDQTRNDTTRRHQDEDGQQRAVSAAPVR